Proteins encoded within one genomic window of Bremerella alba:
- the ribD gene encoding bifunctional diaminohydroxyphosphoribosylaminopyrimidine deaminase/5-amino-6-(5-phosphoribosylamino)uracil reductase RibD has translation MAIADEDQRFMRRALALAEQGRGFVEPNPMVGCVIVKDDQIIGEGFHEKFGGPHAEINAIANAGGASLEGSTVYVSLEPCCHHGKTPPCTDALLKIKPSRVVIAMQDPFPKVQGSGIQLLVQSGIQVSVGACGDEAARLNAPFAKVQQRSKPWVIAKWAMTLDGKLATSSGSSKWISGEAARAEVHRIRGFCDGVMVGSGTVKLDDPLLTTRPPGPRTAARIIFDSQATLSPSSRLIETIADAPVVVAVSSTARSERLERLAHAGCKLILCEGNDHAERMENFLCQLGAQGMTNVLVEGGSQLLGLLWDTRQIDEVYTFIAPKIAGGTDAISPIGGRGVLNMEQATNLVRTDLQSYQETICLHGFTDFSL, from the coding sequence ATGGCAATCGCCGACGAAGATCAGCGATTCATGCGGCGAGCTTTAGCACTCGCCGAGCAGGGGCGGGGCTTCGTTGAACCCAACCCCATGGTGGGCTGCGTGATTGTCAAAGACGATCAAATCATCGGCGAAGGCTTTCATGAAAAGTTCGGCGGACCCCACGCTGAAATCAATGCGATTGCCAATGCAGGCGGTGCTTCCCTCGAAGGTAGCACCGTCTATGTTTCTTTAGAGCCATGCTGCCATCATGGTAAAACGCCACCTTGCACCGACGCCCTGCTAAAAATCAAACCGTCCAGGGTCGTGATCGCCATGCAAGACCCTTTCCCGAAAGTGCAGGGAAGTGGTATTCAGCTCCTCGTTCAAAGCGGTATTCAAGTAAGCGTTGGTGCCTGCGGAGACGAGGCGGCGCGATTGAATGCTCCTTTCGCCAAAGTTCAACAAAGAAGTAAACCCTGGGTGATCGCTAAGTGGGCGATGACCCTCGACGGCAAACTAGCCACCTCCAGCGGTAGCAGTAAGTGGATCAGTGGTGAAGCTGCACGAGCCGAAGTACATCGCATCCGAGGGTTTTGCGACGGAGTCATGGTCGGCAGCGGAACGGTAAAGCTAGACGACCCCTTACTGACAACCCGCCCGCCAGGGCCACGCACAGCGGCGCGAATTATTTTCGACAGCCAAGCCACGCTCTCCCCGTCGAGCCGATTGATCGAGACCATTGCAGACGCTCCGGTCGTCGTGGCCGTATCGAGTACCGCGCGTTCGGAACGACTCGAACGCTTGGCCCATGCAGGCTGCAAATTGATCCTTTGCGAAGGGAATGACCACGCCGAGCGAATGGAAAACTTTCTTTGCCAGCTGGGTGCCCAAGGCATGACCAATGTTCTTGTTGAAGGAGGCAGCCAACTGCTTGGCCTTCTTTGGGACACGCGGCAAATCGACGAAGTTTACACGTTCATTGCGCCGAAAATCGCTGGTGGTACCGACGCTATCAGTCCCATTGGAGGCCGAGGCGTATTGAACATGGAGCAGGCCACCAACCTGGTGCGGACGGATTTACAGTCGTACCAGGAAACGATCTGCCTGCACGGGTTCACGGACTTCTCGCTTTAA
- a CDS encoding prolipoprotein diacylglyceryl transferase has protein sequence MQRTLFLIPVPDDLFGLPVVGVGWLLILWGLIVAVWIFLLSRKPTFMQELLGHLPLFAVVAAAIVFVLPMLRVTEGDQIGFPIRGYGVLLVFAIVSAVGLAAYRAQQMGLNPEVIFSLAMVLIICGVVGARLFFVIQYWENFYRPGDWQATAQEIFKVTEGGIVVYGSLIGGAVAFAVFCYRKQINALALADLIAPSLMIGMFFGRLGCFMNGCCYGGLCTLPLAVQFPQGIAPQYTPPYVRHLESGAFYGLLFVENEEDQVIVANVLPDSAASKTGKFEPGDVVESIDGYPLQGESYEPLDLLKNRFLASWMKEGPRKGTLEIKLADKGDVALHVDEMPSASLPIHPTQIYSSLNGFILCLLVLAYYPFRKTDGEVIALTLGLYSIARFLLEVIRTDEYAIGGTGLTISQNVSVVISVLAVCLFIFARIRKQPLAWPREVALNADS, from the coding sequence GTGCAGCGTACCCTGTTCCTCATTCCCGTTCCGGACGACCTCTTCGGCCTGCCGGTGGTTGGCGTGGGATGGTTGTTGATTTTGTGGGGACTGATCGTCGCCGTATGGATTTTCCTGCTTTCCAGGAAGCCGACCTTCATGCAGGAACTGCTAGGGCACCTGCCGCTGTTTGCGGTCGTCGCAGCGGCCATTGTTTTCGTGCTGCCGATGCTGCGCGTCACTGAAGGAGATCAAATTGGATTTCCGATTCGTGGTTACGGTGTCCTGCTTGTGTTCGCGATTGTCTCTGCGGTCGGCTTAGCAGCCTATCGCGCGCAGCAGATGGGGCTGAATCCTGAAGTGATTTTCTCGCTGGCGATGGTGTTGATCATTTGTGGCGTAGTTGGAGCGCGTCTCTTTTTCGTGATCCAATACTGGGAGAACTTTTACCGTCCCGGCGATTGGCAGGCAACGGCGCAAGAGATCTTCAAGGTGACCGAGGGGGGAATCGTGGTGTACGGTTCACTTATCGGTGGGGCAGTTGCCTTTGCTGTGTTCTGTTATCGCAAGCAAATCAATGCGTTAGCCTTGGCGGACTTGATCGCACCGAGTTTGATGATCGGAATGTTTTTCGGTCGACTAGGCTGCTTCATGAATGGCTGTTGTTATGGTGGACTTTGTACGCTTCCCTTGGCGGTACAGTTTCCTCAGGGCATTGCTCCGCAGTACACACCTCCTTACGTGCGGCATTTGGAGAGTGGAGCGTTTTATGGGCTGCTGTTTGTCGAGAACGAAGAAGACCAGGTCATTGTCGCGAATGTGCTGCCGGACTCGGCGGCAAGCAAGACGGGCAAGTTTGAACCAGGGGACGTCGTCGAGAGTATTGATGGCTATCCCCTCCAGGGGGAGTCTTACGAACCGCTCGATCTCTTAAAGAATCGTTTCCTGGCTTCGTGGATGAAAGAGGGACCGCGTAAAGGGACACTTGAAATAAAATTGGCCGACAAGGGGGACGTGGCGCTACATGTCGACGAGATGCCCTCGGCCTCGTTGCCGATTCATCCCACGCAAATTTACAGCAGTTTGAACGGTTTTATTCTGTGCCTATTGGTCCTGGCCTACTATCCCTTCCGCAAAACAGACGGGGAGGTGATCGCATTGACCCTTGGACTCTATTCGATAGCTCGCTTTTTATTGGAAGTGATTCGAACCGACGAGTACGCGATCGGTGGAACAGGGCTGACGATTTCTCAGAATGTAAGCGTGGTCATCTCGGTGCTGGCAGTCTGCCTGTTTATTTTCGCACGTATTCGCAAACAGCCACTTGCCTGGCCGCGGGAAGTGGCGTTGAATGCAGATTCTTAA
- a CDS encoding cupin domain-containing protein — MPIHIPAPTVIEAVGNKPKVIEEFIGRINSKTNEVSIARMVSPSGWVEPGQTPQFDEYTVVLRGELTVDSREGVQVVLAGQAIITKKGEWVRYSSPHPDGAEYIAVCLPAFSPETVHRDAE, encoded by the coding sequence ATGCCCATCCATATTCCTGCCCCAACGGTCATTGAAGCCGTCGGGAACAAGCCCAAGGTTATCGAAGAGTTTATCGGCCGAATCAATTCTAAGACCAATGAGGTGAGCATCGCCCGGATGGTTAGCCCGAGCGGTTGGGTCGAGCCGGGGCAGACGCCGCAATTTGATGAGTATACGGTCGTGCTTCGAGGAGAGCTGACCGTCGATTCTCGAGAAGGTGTCCAAGTGGTTTTGGCGGGTCAGGCAATAATTACAAAAAAAGGAGAATGGGTTCGCTACAGTAGCCCCCATCCCGATGGAGCAGAATATATTGCCGTTTGTCTGCCGGCTTTCTCTCCCGAAACCGTCCATCGAGATGCCGAGTAA
- the fba gene encoding class II fructose-bisphosphate aldolase (catalyzes the reversible aldol condensation of dihydroxyacetonephosphate and glyceraldehyde 3-phosphate in the Calvin cycle, glycolysis, and/or gluconeogenesis): MALIPLRVLLDHAAENSYGVAAFNVNNMEQIQSIMEAAKETDSPVIVQASRGARGYSQDNYLRHLMLAASELYPEIPIVMHQDHGNSPETCMSAIENGFTSVMMDGSLKEDGKTPADYDYNVAVTKKVVEMAHAKNVSVEGELGCLGSLETGTGEAEDGHGAEGELSHDQLLTDPEEAERFVAETGVDALAVAIGTSHGAYKFTKAPTGDVLAMDRIEAIHKRLPNCHLVMHGSSSVPQELQDIINKYGGQMKQTYGVPVAEIQKGIKHGVRKINVDTDNRMAITGAIRKVLAENPAEFDPRKYLTPARDAMKQVCVDRMVAFGQAGQASKMREASLV, from the coding sequence ATGGCTTTGATTCCCCTACGGGTGCTGCTGGATCACGCAGCCGAAAATTCTTACGGCGTGGCTGCTTTCAATGTCAACAACATGGAACAGATCCAGTCGATCATGGAAGCCGCGAAGGAAACGGATTCTCCAGTGATCGTTCAGGCTTCACGCGGTGCTCGTGGTTACTCGCAAGACAACTATCTCCGCCACCTAATGCTGGCCGCTTCGGAACTCTATCCAGAGATTCCAATCGTCATGCACCAGGATCACGGCAACAGCCCTGAAACCTGCATGAGCGCGATCGAAAACGGCTTCACTTCGGTGATGATGGACGGTTCGCTGAAAGAGGACGGCAAGACCCCGGCCGACTACGACTACAACGTTGCAGTCACTAAGAAGGTCGTTGAAATGGCTCACGCCAAAAACGTGAGCGTCGAAGGCGAACTGGGGTGTTTGGGTTCGCTCGAAACGGGAACCGGTGAAGCGGAAGATGGCCATGGTGCTGAAGGCGAGCTGAGCCACGACCAGTTGCTGACCGATCCGGAAGAAGCCGAACGCTTCGTTGCCGAGACGGGCGTCGACGCGTTGGCAGTTGCCATTGGTACTAGCCACGGTGCGTACAAGTTCACCAAAGCTCCAACCGGTGACGTGTTGGCCATGGACCGTATCGAAGCGATTCACAAGCGTCTGCCTAACTGCCACTTGGTGATGCACGGTAGCTCCAGCGTTCCGCAGGAACTGCAAGACATCATCAACAAGTATGGCGGCCAAATGAAGCAGACCTACGGTGTGCCGGTTGCAGAAATCCAAAAGGGTATCAAGCACGGCGTTCGCAAGATCAACGTCGACACCGACAACCGTATGGCCATCACCGGTGCCATTCGTAAGGTCCTCGCCGAGAACCCAGCCGAATTCGATCCTCGTAAGTACCTGACCCCGGCTCGCGATGCCATGAAGCAAGTCTGCGTCGATCGCATGGTTGCTTTCGGTCAGGCTGGACAGGCCTCGAAAATGCGTGAAGCCAGCTTGGTTTAA
- a CDS encoding RNA polymerase sigma factor, with protein sequence MSDDSHLIQRILQGDTSAYEEIVRCYQQRLFNTMVHILGSKEDAEDVVQESFVQAYLKLGTFQGNSAFYTWLYRISFNIAISHRRRRKKVHSIDQVREEVGNEPVDRSEGPGHRMEQQESIRQVHTALEKLSEEHRDVLVLRELEGMDYDRIADVLELPVGTVRSRLHRARSHLKECLEVMIAQSERGQP encoded by the coding sequence GTGTCTGACGACTCGCACCTGATTCAGCGCATTCTCCAAGGCGATACTTCCGCCTACGAGGAGATTGTGCGCTGTTACCAGCAGCGGCTATTCAACACAATGGTGCACATTCTTGGCTCGAAGGAAGATGCCGAAGATGTCGTGCAGGAGTCGTTTGTTCAGGCCTATCTCAAGCTAGGGACGTTTCAGGGGAACAGTGCTTTCTACACTTGGCTTTATCGCATTTCTTTCAACATTGCGATCAGCCATCGTCGTCGTCGAAAGAAGGTGCACTCGATCGATCAGGTGCGAGAAGAAGTTGGCAACGAACCGGTCGATCGGAGCGAGGGCCCCGGCCATCGCATGGAGCAGCAGGAGAGCATTCGCCAGGTCCACACCGCACTTGAGAAGCTCTCTGAAGAGCATCGTGATGTCCTCGTCCTGCGCGAGTTGGAAGGCATGGACTACGATCGTATTGCCGATGTTCTCGAACTGCCTGTGGGTACGGTGCGAAGCCGCTTACACCGCGCACGATCTCACTTGAAAGAGTGTCTTGAGGTCATGATTGCGCAGTCGGAGCGTGGTCAACCGTAG
- the panC gene encoding pantoate--beta-alanine ligase, translating into MTFPPRVFYDPASFRDEIRQAQADGKRVGLVPTMGALHQGHLSLVAESQKSCDLTVVTIFVNPTQFAPGEDFAKYPRTLEADLKLLSAFDPVWVLVPEVDAMYPPGNTTVVQAPEIAQSLEGAFRPSHFDGVATIVLKLFQAAPADMAFFGQKDFQQVRVIEEMVRDLIVPIEIVRCPIIREANGLAMSSRNRYLSPEEREIALSISRSLEEASQQIKEGETNAQSLRDKIEQTLRDAGFREIDYVSIACPRTLKSVETIEGDVVILVAAKVGSTRLIDNILVSSPVSS; encoded by the coding sequence ATGACCTTTCCGCCAAGAGTCTTTTACGACCCTGCGTCCTTTCGTGACGAAATCCGCCAGGCTCAAGCCGATGGCAAACGTGTCGGGCTGGTTCCTACCATGGGGGCTCTGCATCAGGGACACTTAAGCCTCGTCGCCGAGTCTCAGAAGTCGTGCGATCTAACGGTTGTCACGATCTTCGTGAATCCCACCCAGTTTGCTCCCGGCGAAGACTTTGCCAAGTATCCGCGAACGTTGGAAGCCGATTTGAAATTGCTATCGGCATTTGATCCGGTGTGGGTGTTGGTCCCGGAAGTCGATGCGATGTATCCGCCGGGAAACACCACGGTAGTACAAGCTCCTGAGATCGCACAGTCGCTCGAAGGGGCGTTTCGCCCGAGCCATTTCGACGGCGTGGCGACGATCGTGCTGAAACTCTTTCAGGCGGCACCTGCGGACATGGCCTTTTTCGGACAGAAGGATTTTCAACAGGTTCGTGTTATTGAAGAGATGGTGCGTGACCTGATCGTGCCGATCGAGATTGTCCGCTGCCCAATCATTCGCGAGGCGAATGGATTGGCGATGAGCTCTCGCAATCGGTATCTGTCGCCTGAGGAACGCGAAATTGCGCTGAGTATTTCACGAAGTTTGGAAGAGGCCTCTCAACAAATTAAAGAAGGCGAGACCAACGCCCAGTCGTTACGCGATAAGATAGAGCAGACACTCCGTGATGCAGGATTTCGTGAGATTGATTACGTTTCGATTGCCTGCCCGCGTACACTGAAATCAGTGGAGACAATCGAGGGGGATGTCGTTATCCTGGTGGCTGCCAAAGTCGGAAGCACTCGGTTGATCGATAATATTCTCGTATCGTCCCCCGTCTCAAGCTAA
- a CDS encoding PVC-type heme-binding CxxCH protein: MRSLFILLLFAAPVLADFPEIHNSERDKEAQPMPPKEAADSFEVPEGFNVEVVFAEPDVQNPIAMTWDAQGRLWVAENYTYDQPSMRFDRSLRDRVLFFEDTDHDGKLDKRNVFVDDVQLLTSVEVGLGGVWLMCPPQVLFIPDANHDGTPDGPAEVVLDGFTVAKDNYHNFANGLRFGPDGWLYGRCGHSCPGLIGVPGTPDDRRQPIDGGIWRYHPQTKHVEVLTCGTTNPWGHDWDEHGELFFINTVNGHLWHAIPGAHFKQAFTLDKNPHVYELIDHHADHWHFDTTGRWQDSRAGAANEFGGGHAHVGMMIYQGTNWPESYRGNLFTVNMHGMRVNQEILEREGSGYVGKHGKDILISSDPFFRGMELSTAPDGSVYIIDWSDTGECHDHTGVHRTSGRIYRVSYDAANKVPRPPAGESYFMNPMVQQIDNNWAPRMARIVLQEKYLAGEDMGPLAVLLKQMVLEETPEQGLTSQEKHDRNRLRYLWTLHVIGGTDEDLLVKLLDDKNEHIRSWAIRLLTEQWPLDGILGSVPYDDEAQRVVADRAQQLLPKLTMMAKTDKSGLVLLTLASTLHRLPVYFRSQLATELVKHAQYADDHNLPLMTWYGLIPVASQPSTPFKSRAGTVQATVAREPGMKPDGLVNVAIASTWPITTKLIARRLSEEMDKNPIPINKLIVATKSFDATKVNDVLSGMSEALRGWSKAPKPKDWDALVASLDETESQPIQQKLRELGALFGDGRALDELRKLAMSGDVDMQIRQSALASLIEAKPDDLREICEKLVTTSNLNIVAARGLTLFDDPASAKLLVDNYRRFREPQRPEVIAMLLSRPTSSNVLLDALEKNRIRKSDVTAFHVRQMRNLGDEALSKRVNEVWGEVRESSEEKQKAMAYWKDRLTEETLEKASMGKGRVVFEGLCAKCHRLYGEGSNIGPDLTGSNRSNLDYLLQNIIDPSAIVSADYRMTVLQLEDGRVLSGIIAEQTDRTLTLQTPTDRVTVEKEGIEAQKKTAFSPMPDLQLGAEPNQPGGLLTDEQFVDLISYLKNPAQVPLPEKAGE, encoded by the coding sequence ATGCGAAGCCTATTCATCCTGCTGCTATTCGCTGCTCCTGTTCTGGCCGATTTTCCAGAGATTCATAACTCGGAACGGGACAAGGAAGCCCAGCCGATGCCGCCGAAAGAGGCCGCGGACAGTTTTGAGGTGCCTGAAGGGTTTAACGTTGAGGTCGTATTCGCCGAGCCTGATGTGCAAAATCCGATTGCCATGACCTGGGATGCCCAGGGGCGTTTGTGGGTGGCCGAGAACTACACCTACGATCAGCCCAGCATGAGATTCGACCGCAGCTTGCGTGACCGAGTTCTCTTCTTCGAGGATACCGACCACGATGGCAAGTTGGATAAGCGAAACGTTTTTGTCGATGACGTGCAACTTCTAACCAGTGTCGAGGTGGGCCTCGGCGGTGTATGGCTCATGTGCCCACCCCAAGTTTTGTTCATTCCAGACGCCAATCACGATGGCACGCCGGATGGGCCGGCAGAAGTGGTGCTCGATGGTTTTACGGTTGCGAAGGACAATTATCACAACTTCGCCAATGGTCTGCGTTTCGGTCCCGATGGCTGGCTGTACGGTCGCTGTGGCCATTCGTGTCCGGGGCTAATCGGTGTGCCTGGCACGCCGGACGATCGTCGGCAGCCAATCGACGGTGGCATCTGGCGGTATCATCCTCAAACAAAGCATGTGGAAGTACTGACATGCGGTACAACCAATCCTTGGGGACACGACTGGGATGAGCACGGCGAACTGTTCTTCATTAACACGGTCAATGGCCACTTGTGGCATGCCATCCCAGGGGCCCACTTCAAACAGGCCTTCACACTGGATAAGAATCCGCACGTCTACGAGTTGATCGATCACCACGCGGATCATTGGCACTTCGATACGACCGGTCGCTGGCAAGACTCACGAGCCGGAGCCGCGAACGAATTCGGTGGTGGCCATGCTCATGTCGGAATGATGATCTACCAGGGAACGAATTGGCCGGAGTCGTATCGAGGTAATTTGTTTACCGTCAACATGCACGGCATGCGCGTCAATCAGGAAATCTTGGAGCGCGAAGGAAGCGGCTATGTCGGCAAGCATGGCAAGGACATCCTGATCAGCAGCGATCCATTCTTTCGTGGCATGGAACTGAGCACGGCCCCTGATGGCAGCGTCTATATAATTGACTGGAGCGACACCGGCGAATGCCACGATCACACCGGTGTGCATCGCACCAGCGGGCGGATCTATCGTGTTTCTTACGACGCCGCCAACAAGGTCCCCAGACCACCAGCCGGCGAGTCATACTTTATGAATCCAATGGTCCAGCAGATCGATAACAACTGGGCACCACGCATGGCTCGCATTGTGCTGCAAGAGAAGTACCTTGCTGGCGAAGACATGGGGCCTTTGGCAGTACTATTAAAGCAGATGGTGCTGGAGGAAACGCCTGAGCAGGGACTCACATCGCAGGAAAAGCACGATCGAAACCGTTTGCGGTACCTTTGGACGTTACACGTGATAGGTGGTACGGATGAAGATCTGCTTGTGAAACTTCTGGATGACAAGAACGAACATATCCGTTCGTGGGCGATTCGCTTGTTGACTGAACAATGGCCGCTCGATGGAATCCTGGGGTCGGTGCCGTACGACGATGAAGCTCAGCGGGTTGTTGCTGACAGAGCACAGCAATTACTTCCGAAGTTGACAATGATGGCAAAGACCGACAAGTCAGGTCTCGTGTTATTGACCTTAGCCTCAACACTTCATCGCCTGCCGGTCTACTTTCGTTCTCAACTGGCGACGGAATTAGTAAAGCATGCACAATACGCGGACGATCATAATCTCCCCTTGATGACCTGGTACGGACTGATTCCAGTGGCCAGTCAGCCTTCGACCCCCTTCAAGTCCAGGGCAGGGACCGTGCAGGCAACCGTTGCACGGGAGCCGGGTATGAAACCAGATGGCCTTGTGAACGTGGCCATCGCATCCACATGGCCCATCACGACGAAACTGATCGCACGTCGACTGTCGGAAGAGATGGACAAAAATCCAATTCCGATAAACAAACTAATAGTCGCCACTAAGAGCTTTGATGCTACCAAGGTTAATGATGTCCTTTCGGGAATGAGTGAAGCACTTCGCGGTTGGTCGAAGGCACCCAAGCCAAAAGACTGGGATGCTCTGGTTGCCAGTTTGGATGAAACCGAAAGTCAACCGATTCAGCAAAAGCTGCGTGAACTAGGGGCGCTCTTCGGCGACGGTAGGGCCCTCGATGAACTCCGCAAGCTGGCGATGAGCGGCGATGTAGACATGCAGATTCGCCAGTCGGCGCTCGCTTCTTTGATTGAAGCAAAGCCAGACGATCTGCGTGAGATCTGCGAGAAGTTGGTCACCACGTCCAATCTAAATATCGTTGCTGCACGGGGGCTGACGCTATTCGACGACCCTGCGTCTGCCAAGCTTCTGGTCGACAATTACCGCCGTTTTCGTGAGCCGCAACGACCAGAAGTGATTGCTATGTTGTTGTCGCGTCCTACGTCATCGAACGTGCTACTCGATGCGCTAGAGAAGAATCGCATTCGCAAGTCGGATGTGACCGCGTTTCATGTTCGTCAGATGCGAAACTTGGGAGACGAAGCCCTTTCCAAGCGAGTCAATGAGGTGTGGGGAGAGGTCCGCGAGTCAAGCGAAGAGAAGCAGAAAGCCATGGCTTATTGGAAAGATCGACTCACCGAAGAAACCCTTGAGAAGGCCAGCATGGGCAAGGGACGCGTTGTATTTGAAGGTTTGTGTGCTAAGTGCCACCGCCTATATGGTGAGGGAAGCAATATTGGGCCGGACCTGACCGGCAGTAACCGCAGCAACCTCGATTACCTGCTGCAAAATATCATTGATCCGAGCGCGATTGTTAGTGCCGACTACCGCATGACAGTCCTGCAGTTGGAAGATGGGAGAGTGCTCAGCGGGATCATCGCTGAGCAGACCGATCGCACGCTGACACTTCAAACGCCAACCGATCGGGTTACGGTCGAGAAAGAGGGCATCGAAGCCCAGAAGAAAACGGCCTTCTCGCCCATGCCAGATCTGCAATTGGGGGCGGAACCGAATCAGCCTGGTGGGTTGCTCACCGATGAGCAGTTTGTTGATTTGATATCGTATCTGAAGAATCCGGCCCAGGTACCATTGCCTGAGAAGGCAGGAGAGTAA
- a CDS encoding sialidase family protein, giving the protein MRREFTLSVLLLSLCVPCVLSGEELTELGKASPEQARERELATLREVADLALLPPRLITSPPEKYHVKNLKYGMTIGIERTNKGRLFAAWIGGEDGPKSYMLVAKSDDDGDTWSEPVLVVDSRNEHLPIPRSVIVGNLWTDPMGRLWLFFDQTMNHFDGRGGLWCTRCDNPDADQLTWTEPRRIWHGSMLNKPMVNSKGEWILFAQLLQRKGIGPFAAGVFGELDPIRGANILVSTDQGETWTRRGSVKFPEPDWLEHRAIERKDGSLWMLARTRRGAMLTISNDMGATWSEPEFPPQIKHPPARFHLRELASGSWLLVKHGKTIDAHTGRSHLTAWLSDDQGLTWSGGLMLDERSGVSYPDGFQAPDGSIYISYDWQRGSKGHVLFAKFTEADIRAGKLVSDGSRLQQPILKPGKLNPKD; this is encoded by the coding sequence ATGCGGCGTGAATTTACGCTCTCGGTATTGCTTCTTTCTTTATGTGTTCCGTGTGTCCTGTCTGGGGAAGAGCTTACCGAACTTGGGAAAGCTTCGCCCGAGCAAGCACGTGAGCGTGAACTGGCCACCCTGCGCGAGGTGGCAGATCTCGCGTTGCTTCCTCCTCGCTTAATTACGAGCCCGCCTGAAAAGTATCACGTAAAAAATCTAAAATACGGGATGACCATCGGCATCGAGCGGACCAATAAGGGCCGTTTGTTTGCGGCTTGGATTGGTGGCGAAGATGGTCCGAAGTCATATATGTTGGTCGCCAAAAGCGATGACGATGGCGATACGTGGAGTGAGCCGGTGCTGGTGGTCGATAGCCGCAATGAGCATTTGCCGATTCCTCGTAGCGTGATCGTTGGGAATTTATGGACCGACCCAATGGGAAGGCTATGGCTCTTCTTCGATCAGACGATGAACCACTTCGACGGACGGGGTGGGCTGTGGTGTACCCGCTGCGATAATCCCGATGCTGATCAATTAACCTGGACCGAACCGCGTCGGATTTGGCATGGCTCGATGCTCAATAAGCCGATGGTAAACTCGAAGGGAGAATGGATCTTGTTTGCCCAATTGTTGCAAAGAAAGGGAATTGGCCCTTTTGCGGCAGGCGTCTTTGGAGAACTCGATCCGATCCGCGGGGCCAACATTCTGGTATCAACCGATCAAGGAGAAACTTGGACACGTCGAGGTAGCGTCAAATTTCCCGAACCTGACTGGCTTGAACATCGTGCGATTGAGCGGAAAGATGGTTCGCTTTGGATGCTGGCCCGGACGCGTCGTGGAGCGATGCTCACGATTTCCAACGACATGGGCGCTACTTGGTCCGAGCCCGAATTTCCTCCTCAAATCAAGCATCCCCCTGCTCGGTTTCATCTGCGAGAACTCGCCTCTGGGAGTTGGCTTCTGGTGAAGCATGGTAAAACCATCGACGCGCACACCGGACGTAGTCACTTAACGGCGTGGTTATCCGACGACCAAGGTCTAACTTGGAGCGGCGGTTTGATGTTGGACGAGCGATCTGGCGTTTCTTACCCCGATGGATTTCAAGCACCGGACGGCTCGATTTACATTTCTTACGATTGGCAACGCGGTAGCAAGGGGCATGTACTTTTTGCCAAGTTCACCGAGGCTGATATTCGGGCCGGAAAATTGGTCAGCGACGGATCACGTTTGCAGCAGCCAATTCTTAAGCCAGGGAAATTGAATCCCAAGGATTAA